ACATCTGGGAAAATAGTTTAGCCTCTGTCATTTTATGTTCCTTTAATCTGAATAAAATTCCTGGCACCAAATGTATTCGAGAGCAAATGTCTTAGGATTGAAATGTTTTGAAAGATGACATACTTGAAAGACTACATTCCTAGTGTATTGAATTGTTCACCATGATTTTATCTGTGGGCTATAACTGAGTTATAGGTCATAGAAGCATTTCCTATTTTCCACCATTGGTGTAAATGGCAATAATATTCACAGATTTTTCTAAAAACTATGATTACATTAGGATCAGTGCTCAACCAGCAAAACAGAGGGTAATATTGTGTCCTAAAAACCTTTTCATTCAGTGTTCTCATGACAGGCCTTTCAGTTTGACAATGCAAATGTAAGCAGCTTCGCACATCGAGCAAGGAACGTGTAATGCTATTCATAACTCCTTTGATCTCATATTAGAAAAGGGGAGGAAGCTCCCATTTTCCACGGATTAAGGTTTCAAAGCGGTGAAATGAGTGAGAAGTGACTTTTCCTTCTTTTAATTGAGGAAGTCGTGCCCTTGTACTTCACAAGCGCAGGCTTTACGTAAAAGCGAATCATTTAAGGATCCACTGAAAGGGACTACAGCTATAATTATAGGCACATGGACATGTGCTAATCTCTCTGTGCTGCCTTggatggggagaaggagaaggcacAGTGATACGCACAATAGCCAGGAAAATGAAAAGACAGGCAGCACAGCAGTCTAATGCAGAACTTTACAGACTTCATATGACAAACTAAAATGAAATGTTCCATCTACCATACTCAATGACATCAGATCTCCTTTGGTAAATGAAACTACCTATGAGCCATGAATGTGCTACTATGTACTTTTTTGGGTTATTAAAACCATACTGTATTTGTCAAAATATGATTTCTCATTCAGATGACGGATCACACTTTCAGGCAGTCTAGGCCACTGAATGAAATAATGctttttttatttacattgtGTAGGCAATTTTCACGACTTTTGGGTGGCCTTGTAAATTTAGAGCATCCCTTTGAAGTAGGCCTCAAGAAGCTTACTCATTTAAAACCACATCACTGGTGAGTATTTCACTGTTGAGCTACTGTAgtgagaaaaaaacattttcttgAGTAACACAGTAAGCAAACTGTCATAAACGCAATACTATTCTCTGTATTTTAGTATGAACTGACTGATCAGATGTAGGCAGAAAACTTGTGTCATCAATTGTGACCATTAGTTGACTCGAGGGCTTGAAATGGGTAGAGGTCTATTTAGATTTCGTATGAAATGTAAGGCAGTAGAGTATGGGTAACTATCTAACCTACTAAATGGAGAATCAGTCCTTCCCTTAATTCTTTAAAATGTTCAACATTATTGCAACAATTAAGACTGTCTGGCTATGCATGTAATACTAAACCAAATACTAGCTGTGTGTGCGCATGACAACTCGTAGTAACCTAGCCATACATCAAAAAGAAGCGGGGAAAAAAAATATTCTCAAAATAACTACTTTATTTCGTATTTTGGAGAAATAGCAGCTGTCACATAAGAGAGAACAGTTCTTCAGCACTCTAACATCATCTTTACTTTGGTGAGTTGAGTAACGTACATTAAATCCAGTCATTAAACAAACTGTTCCAAGGATTTCTTCTATGGCCTTTACCGCTCAAAGATCCAGAAAACTCATCTTTAGCAAGCCGCACTAACGCGGTGCTGGACCAGAGCTAGATTGTACAGTATCCAACATCTCGTTTACACACTAATTTAATCCGTAACCATATCCGCCATCGAATACATATAGCctagtcccccccaaaaaaacaatcaTCTTCACTAAATACAAATTAATGAAGAAATAAAGGTAAAGTGTTTGAAACAACGTGCTATGCGTTGCAGTGTTCTTTTGTGTCTGCATGTGGAATGAAAACTCACCTCTTCCTGAATATGCTTGCTAGAAAAAAGGACGCACATATTTCGTCCATGCGTGATACCGTCATTTTAGGAACGCCTCTCACCCGATGTACACtatttaccacagccacaaagtcctacaccccgcctatttctacaattttgtttcttaaaatgtgtttttaaacctaaccttaaaaacACTGTTAACCTtacgcctaaccctaacctttaaataaaaaaaaaaatcgtttttgttttcatgaatttttacgatatagccTATTTTGACTATGTGGCTGGGTCACTAGTGGAAACCCTCTCACCTTGCTGGTTGCATGATCAGAGCattccgggatccttgggactcCCTACTCCAAACTATAACCTTAACTCCTACCCTAagcttaaccataacccttaccttaactttacatttaccttaaccattttaaatgtcaacttcaacgGGGTATTGATGTCCCAGATAGCAAAGAACCTGTTTGCATAGGTCTTCAGTGGCTTGAGCGATAGAGCTTTTTCACACAGTATTTTGACAATTCTGTCAAGGGGGAATTTTGCTAGGCTACTTGTGAGCATATTCTCTGCCAATAACTGATCTTCCATGTTTTAGTTGACTCAGTGATGAAATGTGCATTTCTCTTACCCAACATCTGATCGATCATACAATAGACTATCttctttctatgtgtgtgtgtgtgtgtgtgtgtgtgtgtgtgtgtgtgtgtgtgagtgagtgtgtgcgtgcgtgcgtgggtgcgtgtgtgtgtgtgtgtctaactcaATGAACTCTTCACCTGCTTCTATTTGCATTTCATTACGTGAGTTCAATTAGTAAGGTCATGGATAATGTCATTCTTCTGAGTTCCTGTGCAAACAGTTCATGGCAAGTTTTGACAATTTTAGCTCAAGCCTAGTTTTTCTTTTCAAACTTTAAAAAGGCAAAGTAATTTTAAAGTCTATCACACACAGCCTCTAAGAAATCTGGTACATAAAGTAACATCCACATCAGAAGATAAAGATAGCAATAAATTATTTTTGAGAGGGAGACTTGAGATTATTTTTCCTAAATGTATAGTAAAGTAAAAGACTGTACTAATGAGTTTATGTTAATTAGGAACTTTCCCTGAGTAGAACATGAAACTAAAGCTTGGAAAATGTCTACAGTACTTTTGAAAATGTTTCCCTTTGAAAGTGTTAGTACATGTTGATTGAATGTTCTATTATATTGACATGTACAAATTCAATTATAATTCAATTGTAAAGTTAAACAAAAACACAACACAGTAACACTTCCTACTTTCACATGCTAAGATAGAAAGTTTCCATACGCTGAACTGTGACATTTCACAATTTCATGTGCTGTCTAGTTAGGACATTGGAAAACAACCAATAATCTAGACAATAATGACCTTAATAAAAATTGAATAAACATGAGACTGCTATACCCCACATACACATGATCACTGTTAGATTGTTAATAAATAGAAGTAGTTCAAGTACAAGAAGAATAACACAGCTTTATTAAAATTTTATTTGGCTACATTTATTCGAGCATGGTCATTTCCAAGAGAAATTAAAAATTCAATAATACTTCAGACATTTCAGGAATTTTTCATTATCAACAGTCCCTCTATCTTCATCTCTTTACCTGGATGAATAAAGTGGATTTTTATTGTCAAAAAATACAGTGTTTTCACAATATTGTATCAAAAGTTCCCCAAATTTAGAATTTCCAGTAGTtgaaaggaaataaaacattgaGAACAAAATTTCAAATTTTAACAATGAATTTTTTTCCAAATACCATAGAATGCTCTCTATTTATAATTTGCTCCAATAGTCAATGACAGAATCCTTTACTAAAATATATCTATTTTTTGAGgaactataatactgtacactacagtatgaaataaataaaattaggAAATATAAAATGAGTCACATAAATAAAATGGTAATTTTAAAATAAAAACGAAATGTAATTTATGCTTGGAAAAAAATCAACAAAAAGTAATACTGACAAAAGGTcatgaaaaaaaatacagaaaattgCACAAACATAAGTAAACTAACGAACTGCTGTCTCAATCTATGCTAATACTGACATAGGTAATTGGAAAACAAGGTGAAATATTTATTTAATACTGAAGCCAGAGCAAAGATAACACAAATCAACTCTGATTTACACTGTACAAGGATGGCACTTGCAGAAACGCACAGGTGAAAAGGTTTGCATATAAGGCTTTCTGTTGAGAAAATAAAACATACAAAGGCTCTGTCTTACGTACGGAGCCCTCCATATTTCATTGTTCCCTCCTTCATTCTGTCACTCCATTCCGGTCCAATTTAAGACTCACAACATATCAAATTCACACAGGTTTAAAGTTTCCTTCACATAAAGAAATTTGTGAGGCCCAAAATTGTGTGGTTAGTTTGCCTGGCAAAAAGGGTGGTAGAACCAAGGACATCACAGTAAGTGGTAGACAAAGTACAACACTGACGGACTGCTACCGAGTCTTCAAGCACGGTATAAATATAcataggcttttttttttttcaaaaaaatgtttttgtagtGATTAAAGGGGCAGAGTGCAATTTCCTAGTTTGGGGTATTAACACAATGAAACACAAGGGTTAAGAACATTATAGCACCACACAGCTTTTAGGCCTTATTTAACACTGTACATTAAAAACAGCTTCATTTCATTTTTAATTATAATGATAATCATTATTacttcattttttttgttgcataatgTGGATTCTTAAACAATCCCACCCAGCTTGTCGTCACAACTCTGATGTTGGCAGTCACCACATTGCATGAGTCCATCATTATGAGCTTCTGAGAAGCTAAATGCAAGCGCTCGCGCTTGCTTGACTGAGCCACCGCAGTGCCTATCTGAAAACAAAGCAAGTTTCATGTTTGTTGGAAGAATGGAAAAAGGAAATGAAACAACCCAACATGACAAATATTTGCTGAAAGCTTTTTTTCAAATGACTGCAGTATTGACTTAATCTGCTTCTTCCTGGTCCGACTTGGTGTCTGTTTTCCCTTCTCTTGAACTCTCATCCATTGAATGCTCCGCATCTTTCCCCTCATCATTCCTCGCCGTGTCCATCCTGCtgtcatcctcttcctcatcctctccctccctgaaagTTCCCGTCTCTCGCCTGTCTGTCACCTTCTCATACGTCTCGtccacttccctctctcctcgtcctcctctcatccctccttcaGTGCCATCCCTCAGAATGGTGCCACCCCCATCCTCCGGCTGGTCCTCGGGGTCAGAGTAGCCCAGCGGCCCCAGACCCTGCAGGTAGGCCCTCCTCATCAGCAACTCTGTGGGTTCCAGGGGGCCCTTATCCCGGGCCTCCCTTTCAGCCGCCTCCCtttcctctgcctccctcttgcAGTAGGAGTACCGGTGGTTCATGTGCTGGGAGTAGGAGCCTGAGTGAGAGAAGCGCTTGCCACACTTGTCGCATTGGTATGGCTTTTCACCCGAGTGCAGACGCGAGTGCTCGATGAGGTGGTGCTTATGTTTGAAGGCCTTCTTACAGATCGTGCACTGGTGTGGCCGCTTGCCTGCAGAGAcacaggagacaggggagagaaagTGTTACTACGGTGTTACTGCGGTCCCCTTCTCTAGAAACACAGAGCAGTACAAAAGGAAGATAAACGGTTATTCAGGAGAACAGACATACAGTAGACATGCAATGTTAGAGTGACTTTGATCTGACTTTGGCACAGAATGTATTGATCATGTTAAGTGCATCTTGAGTGTAAAAGCATTTATATCATATATCAGGATTTCTTCATTCCCTCCCATCATGGTGAAAATGATTAACACAAGAAAATAATGATAGGAATGAGTAATGTTGTGATTGTATAAATAAACTCAAGTACATTTCTCAAATACATTTCTGAAaacaaaacacaataaagtgtTGAAAGTAACCCGACATTTATGGTTGACCACCTAACCTTAGAGACATTTTCAGTTGCTGCTAGATAACACTGGGGGGAGGCAGGTGGAAATAAGAACCCAAACACTCTATGATGGGGTCGTCTGTGACTGCGGCGGGGCGAGTGAGCAGCGAGCTAAGCCAGTGAGCTCAGATGTTTAGAACACCAAGCAAGGTGAAACTGAAGCAGCCTGGCACCAGTGACAGAGTGTGTTGTCATGACATCATTGGTCCAGAATAAAATGACTAGGATTAGGCATCCTTCGCGTGATAGTGTGATGGTTATATTTGTAGGAGGAGTAACTTCACACCCCTTCGCTCCCCTTCCCTGCCCCGCCCCCGCACCATGCAGCTCCTCGCATTAAAGGTTTACTACAACTCAGTGGCGCTACCGGAAATATATTCCCTTCCATCTGACTTCTATTAGACAAGATGGGCCTCTCTAATGCCAGTTCAATCGGCCCATATAATAGCACCCTTCCAAAGCTCACATcccacgcacacatgcacaaacacctCCCATCCTACGAATGccaaatacacatacagtacacacatgcgAGCAGCCACGCAAcggaatgcacgcacacacacaggcaattcCTAGCCACAAATAGCCTTGGAATGTCTGCAACATCTTCCATAGTTGGCATTCTTGAAGtgccccaccccccaccccccttctcgCCCTCCCCACCACCCTCACAGTGTGGCAAAAAATAGACAAGACAGCGAATTCCTCATGGAGCATTCCTGCACAGAGTGACAGGAGGTGATGCAACCTGATGAAAGAGAGGAGTCCCCAGGAGGAGAGGTCACATCTTTGAAGATTATTTCAAAAAGAACCAGAAATGCCATACAGGCAAGCCTTCTATACGACCTGGCACTCTGTTAAATACCACCAGGGTCAAAGCAGTCATTCTTGTCCCTGTCactgaaggcactgtgtatgtactgtatgaacTTTAAAAAGACAGTCCCTCTTGAAGCGGCAAGTTTGTTTCCAAAATGGCCACTGGTCCTGTTAACTTCTGGAGAATGTCTGGAGCGATGAATGCAATGAAGCTTATGTCTACTTTACTGAACGTTTATGTAACCCCTGTCATATCAAAACATGTCACTATTACCCACCCCTGTCAAAAAGAAAGGAACATGTTAGGTCATGGATCTGAACAcattcaacataaaaaaaaatatgtgaaaGACAAGAGAGAAAATAAGAACTGAGATGGGAGAAAAAGCTATGTGATCAAGAACGAGAAAAGATAATCAAAAAAGATAATCAAAAAAGATAGCTTTCAAAAGACACAAAACATGGAGGGGGTGGGCACAAAGGCGAAGAGGGGGGTGGGGTAAAAAAGAAGTGTCCAAATGTTATATACCTGTGTGCTCATATTTGTGTCTTAGGAGGGAACTGGTCTTCTGGAATGTTTTGTCGCACAAGTCACACGCGTACATACCACTTTCTGTCTTTTTAATCTTCTTCCGGGAGAGGAGCGATTCGTCTGTCAGGTCCTCCAAGCCTGACAGATAGTCCGCAGTGCCGTCCAGTAGCTCCCCCTATGAGATGAGAGGGGCAGATTTTTCAATTATTTGTAAGTAATCCACAACTGTCACCTAAACATAGACACCTTCTGCTCTGAGTTTGATCCCAAGTCTGGACAGGGCTTAGCCGTCGATCCGTGCAACCTGTGTAAGACCCTTCTTACTGGCCAGGAGAGGAGACATAAAAAGGGGAACATATGGGCTTTCTAATTCTGTGTTGTGGATTTTACGGGTGTAGTGGAAGTATTAACAAAACAGACAAAATACTATTTCACGGGAAAAAATGACATTATAAAAATGTAAAATCTAAATTATTTTACTTGTTTTGTGTTGAGTGTAAATATATCCATTATGCACTCATTTAAAAGGGCAAAATGTTTATTGCAAACCTCTTACTAAAAATGTACTTTAGTGAATGGATCTAAAACCACAAAAGGGCTTGCTTACCTGGAAACCTGGTTTCCGTTGGTACTTCCTCGACCTGTGTTGCATTTCAGCAAATGTGGCCGCCCCAGTTGCATAAGTGTAGGCCATGTGGGGCAGGAAGCTCATTGGATCCAGCCCTGGGTACGGCCTCAGGCCTGGGATGCTGGCCTGGGCCTGCATGAAGCTGTGCGGGGGGAACGCTCCATGTGGGGGCAGAGGTGTGTACATGTGACCCCCACCAAAGGGGTTGATGCCAAAGATGGGGCTGGCACTCTTTTCCATCTGGTGGCCGCTGTTCCCTCCGTTGTCTCTCCCTGAGCCCAGGAACTCTTTTTTGATGTGGGCCAAGTCCATGGGCTCAGTCCCCTGCTCCCGGTTGGATTGGTGGTGGTCACCATTGCGGTCTGAGACATAGCCGTTTGGTTTGGACCTCTTTTCTCCCAGTGAGATGCTGTTGCTCATCATGTGTTTTGGTAGAGAAAGGTCCAATGGTGCGTCCCCCCCATGGCCGTCCCCTTCAGAGGCCAGGCTGTTTGGAGTGTATGAGCTGCTCTGGGAGTTTTTAGaagaagtggaggagagattgagaggAGATGATGTGCTGCTCCTAAGGTGGTCCAAGGTCTCTAGTGGTTTGTCACCCATCTGCCTGTTGGCTGTAAACTGGTTGGCCTTTAAATGTCTGTGAGAAGTGTCACGGTCACCGTTGGTGTTGCCGCCGTGTAAATCCGCGAGTGCCATAATGCGATCCACGTGTTGCGCCATGGACATCGGTGACCTGGCCAGGCCGTGGTGGTTGCGCTCCTCTGCACTGCTCCGGTCTGGCGGTGGCGACCGCTTCCTGGAGTTAGCATTAccgttgttgtgttgttgttgttgctgctgattCTTCCACTGGGAGAACCACTCCTTGACAAACTCCTGTGGGAGGCCGACTGCGATGGAGATCTTCAGCAGCTCCTCTGAGTTGGGCTCCATGTTCATGGCGAAGTAGGCCTTGAGCACTGACACGTGGTCCTTGAAAGGGTTGATGGGGCTGGTGGCGCCCCTCTCTGACAGAGAGGATTGCAGAGCGGCCTGCTGCTCTGAGGGGAACACCCCCCTGCGGCTAGGAGGCACACCCTCACTGGGCTGGAGGTGGTTGATCTCCTCGTTCTTCTTACACAGATAGCGCTCGTGCTGGTGCAGTGGGATGGGCCCTGGGAAGTTCTCCTTGCAGAACTGGCAGGAGAAAGGCAGGAATGGAACCTGGTGGCTCTCGTGGTGCGACTTCTCCTCAGGATCCATCGAGTGGTTTAGCCTCTCCTTCTTGATGTCCATGTTGATCTGCCTCTTGGAGTCGTCGATCAGGCTCTTGGCCTCATTCACCTTCTCCagagtgtagtcgattatgcttTTTGTGGGGCTGCCGTGGCCCACCACCTGGAAGCCAGCACGTGGGGAGGACAAAGCCAACTTCTGCTCCTCCATCTGGGCCCCCAGCTCCTTCATATAGGCCCTGAGCTTGGAGATCTCCTCCGGGTTCCCATCCATCTTCTGCCTGCACACAGTGTTGTCCACGATCTGGAGGACCTTCTGCACCTCGCTCAGGTTGTTCCCCAGGGAACCGTAGCCCAGCAGGGGCAGGTCCAAGCCCATCCCACTCAGGTGCTGCAGGGGACTCTGGGAGGAGCTGTGGATCCCCAGGGGGCTGCCTCCTCGGCCGGCTCCGTTCATATAGCCCCCTGGCCCTCCGACGCCATACTGGGAGGCCATCAGTAGCCTGTAGTCATTGAAGTCCATGGGCTCTGCCTTAATGTCCAGGTGGCTTTGCTGGTCTTGGGAGCCCATGGGGCGGCCATTCTCCAGCTTGTGGCGGAGCTGGGCCAGGGCGGGGCTTCCCGGAGAAGAGGCGGTGGAGTTAGGGGAGGAGCCAGCCTTGGTGTTACCTCCTCCATTACGTACTCGTCCGTTGACAGAGATCAGACCGATGCACTTCTTGCTGCTGATGTGGGAGCTGTAGGAGCCGGAGTGGGAGAAGCGCTTCTTGCAGTTGGAACACTCATATGGTTTCTCCCCTGTAAACGGGAAACAACAACATGTATTTCAAGTTACTCCATTTTGAATACTTGAATTTGGCTGGTAGTGAAATAGCTGAAGATTTCGTTCAGTGTGAAAATGAGAATTTCTATTTCTATTCAACTCTCATTTTCTTGAGCTATGGCCTCATCCATATGGCTGAATTAGTCAGTTATGAAACAGGTCTGAAACAGTGAGCTATTATAAAACAGAATGACTCATTTACTGACAGAGGCCAAAAAGGAACATTATCAATTTTAATTTTATGGCATAAGCCCTCTCAGTCATCAAGCTACAGTCacattaatacatttaaaaatggtGGGTTAAAGCCAGCTTGACTCGGCTTAGTACCTACCGCTGTGAATTCGGAGATGCTCCTTCAAATGATGCTTGTATTTGAAGGCTTTTCCACACTCGGTGCATTTGAACTTTCGGTTGCCGGCCCCTTCATTCAGAAGCTGGGACTGTGGAGGAGATAGAAAAGGGTGGTGACGTGGTGTGTAAGAGTGGGACACTAGGGAAGATTTCAAGGTAGCTGGTCTTGAGAAGGAATGTAAATGAGTTCTTCATAGCTTCAATGGTAGGCTACTTTGCAACACAATAACACTCCCTCACACAAGTTAACTAGCCTATatctaacatttttttttttttttttttggggggggttacaTCCTAAATTGCGTAAACAAAATGATGAAGCACACAAGCAACTCTAATCGATTTCGAGAATACAGTGTGGGTTGAGTTTTTGTGTTCTGTTCAAAGGTAACTGTTTAGTGTAGGTGCATTTCCTGCATTTGAAATTCAAATGAGTGCagataacaaacaaaaacaatgtCTAGGGAGATGAAGCCCCCACAAAGAACTTAATGAGAATGATGTGGGAGGTGTACATTGTTACATTTTcaatacaaaaaaaaatcccttttCGCTAATGCTTGCTGAGGAGTCTATGTACCGGTATGtgcgaaagtgtgtgtgtgattgtgtatggAGTTAAGACATTCCTAAGGCAGGTGACATTTTAGGTTAGGGCATGTGATTAGGGTTAGCCTACTGAATGTGGCTTGAAGGGGACTACTTTTGTGAAAAAGCTATCCGGGAAATTGGGGCAATGAACGATGTGGAACCTGCCATCATAACCAAATGTGTGAACAATTAACCCACGATAAAAATGTGCTCTAGGCACACCGAAGATATGCAAAGTAGCACAATTCACACATTTACACCAATAGCACTCAGTATCACTCAAATCAAAATCCCTCCACAGTCCGGTGCACTAAGGTAACCCATAATGACCTTCCATAAGATCCTTTATGTAACTATTTTAACTGGAGAGGaagtacaaaaataaagaaacacttAGTCATTTGAGGATTATGATACTCCAGATCACTGGGGAAAAGACCATCTGCTCCAGTCtggagggggaaagggggagtcAGGTGAGGGGGTGGAG
The genomic region above belongs to Oncorhynchus mykiss isolate Arlee chromosome 3, USDA_OmykA_1.1, whole genome shotgun sequence and contains:
- the zeb2a gene encoding zinc finger E-box-binding homeobox 2a isoform X3, with protein sequence MKQEIMAEGPRCKRRKQSNPQRKNVLNYENVVETGSETDEDDRTLVSEENGLTNGEEGSSPIGAGVPNLETSPRVGHALLSYRAGAEEGSEGRDGRQSHNHAWRLADNPHGHLNGTDERKEEYESLGPEGSLHSVGNGTVKGMDGVSGLDEYFTKRNKLEESDSHSASIAEYLQRGDTAIIYPEAPEEVTRLGTPEAVGQDENENDLPPGTPDAFAQLLTCPYCDRGYKRLTSLKEHIKYRHEKNEESVPCPLCSETFSHRTQLERHMATHKPGRDQSQLLNEGAGNRKFKCTECGKAFKYKHHLKEHLRIHSGEKPYECSNCKKRFSHSGSYSSHISSKKCIGLISVNGRVRNGGGNTKAGSSPNSTASSPGSPALAQLRHKLENGRPMGSQDQQSHLDIKAEPMDFNDYRLLMASQYGVGGPGGYMNGAGRGGSPLGIHSSSQSPLQHLSGMGLDLPLLGYGSLGNNLSEVQKVLQIVDNTVCRQKMDGNPEEISKLRAYMKELGAQMEEQKLALSSPRAGFQVVGHGSPTKSIIDYTLEKVNEAKSLIDDSKRQINMDIKKERLNHSMDPEEKSHHESHQVPFLPFSCQFCKENFPGPIPLHQHERYLCKKNEEINHLQPSEGVPPSRRGVFPSEQQAALQSSLSERGATSPINPFKDHVSVLKAYFAMNMEPNSEELLKISIAVGLPQEFVKEWFSQWKNQQQQQQHNNGNANSRKRSPPPDRSSAEERNHHGLARSPMSMAQHVDRIMALADLHGGNTNGDRDTSHRHLKANQFTANRQMGDKPLETLDHLRSSTSSPLNLSSTSSKNSQSSSYTPNSLASEGDGHGGDAPLDLSLPKHMMSNSISLGEKRSKPNGYVSDRNGDHHQSNREQGTEPMDLAHIKKEFLGSGRDNGGNSGHQMEKSASPIFGINPFGGGHMYTPLPPHGAFPPHSFMQAQASIPGLRPYPGLDPMSFLPHMAYTYATGAATFAEMQHRSRKYQRKPGFQGELLDGTADYLSGLEDLTDESLLSRKKIKKTESGKRPHQCTICKKAFKHKHHLIEHSRLHSGEKPYQCDKCGKRFSHSGSYSQHMNHRYSYCKREAEEREAAEREARDKGPLEPTELLMRRAYLQGLGPLGYSDPEDQPEDGGGTILRDGTEGGMRGGRGEREVDETYEKVTDRRETGTFREGEDEEEDDSRMDTARNDEGKDAEHSMDESSREGKTDTKSDQEEAD
- the zeb2a gene encoding zinc finger E-box-binding homeobox 2a isoform X4, whose translation is MDGVSGLDEYFTKRNKLEESDSHSASIAEYLQRGDTAIIYPEAPEEVTRLGTPEAVGQDENENDLPPGTPDAFAQLLTCPYCDRGYKRLTSLKEHIKYRHEKNEESVPCPLCSETFSHRTQLERHMATHKPGRDQSQLLNEGAGNRKFKCTECGKAFKYKHHLKEHLRIHSGEKPYECSNCKKRFSHSGSYSSHISSKKCIGLISVNGRVRNGGGNTKAGSSPNSTASSPGSPALAQLRHKLENGRPMGSQDQQSHLDIKAEPMDFNDYRLLMASQYGVGGPGGYMNGAGRGGSPLGIHSSSQSPLQHLSGMGLDLPLLGYGSLGNNLSEVQKVLQIVDNTVCRQKMDGNPEEISKLRAYMKELGAQMEEQKLALSSPRAGFQVVGHGSPTKSIIDYTLEKVNEAKSLIDDSKRQINMDIKKERLNHSMDPEEKSHHESHQVPFLPFSCQFCKENFPGPIPLHQHERYLCKKNEEINHLQPSEGVPPSRRGVFPSEQQAALQSSLSERGATSPINPFKDHVSVLKAYFAMNMEPNSEELLKISIAVGLPQEFVKEWFSQWKNQQQQQQHNNGNANSRKRSPPPDRSSAEERNHHGLARSPMSMAQHVDRIMALADLHGGNTNGDRDTSHRHLKANQFTANRQMGDKPLETLDHLRSSTSSPLNLSSTSSKNSQSSSYTPNSLASEGDGHGGDAPLDLSLPKHMMSNSISLGEKRSKPNGYVSDRNGDHHQSNREQGTEPMDLAHIKKEFLGSGRDNGGNSGHQMEKSASPIFGINPFGGGHMYTPLPPHGAFPPHSFMQAQASIPGLRPYPGLDPMSFLPHMAYTYATGAATFAEMQHRSRKYQRKPGFQGELLDGTADYLSGLEDLTDESLLSRKKIKKTESGMYACDLCDKTFQKTSSLLRHKYEHTGKRPHQCTICKKAFKHKHHLIEHSRLHSGEKPYQCDKCGKRFSHSGSYSQHMNHRYSYCKREAEEREAAEREARDKGPLEPTELLMRRAYLQGLGPLGYSDPEDQPEDGGGTILRDGTEGGMRGGRGEREVDETYEKVTDRRETGTFREGEDEEEDDSRMDTARNDEGKDAEHSMDESSREGKTDTKSDQEEAD
- the zeb2a gene encoding zinc finger E-box-binding homeobox 2a isoform X1; translated protein: MKQEIMAEGPRCKRRKQSNPQRKNVLNYENVVETGSETDEDDRTLVSEENGLTNGEEGSSPIGAGVPNLETSPRVGHALLSYRAGAEEGSEGRDGRQSHNHAWRLADNPHGHLNGTDERKEEYESLGPEGSLHSVGNGTVKGMDGVSGLDEYFTKRNKLEESDSHSASIAEYLQRGDTAIIYPEAPEEVTRLGTPEAVGQDENENDLPPGTPDAFAQLLTCPYCDRGYKRLTSLKEHIKYRHEKNEESVPCPLCSETFSHRTQLERHMATHKPGRDQSQLLNEGAGNRKFKCTECGKAFKYKHHLKEHLRIHSGEKPYECSNCKKRFSHSGSYSSHISSKKCIGLISVNGRVRNGGGNTKAGSSPNSTASSPGSPALAQLRHKLENGRPMGSQDQQSHLDIKAEPMDFNDYRLLMASQYGVGGPGGYMNGAGRGGSPLGIHSSSQSPLQHLSGMGLDLPLLGYGSLGNNLSEVQKVLQIVDNTVCRQKMDGNPEEISKLRAYMKELGAQMEEQKLALSSPRAGFQVVGHGSPTKSIIDYTLEKVNEAKSLIDDSKRQINMDIKKERLNHSMDPEEKSHHESHQVPFLPFSCQFCKENFPGPIPLHQHERYLCKKNEEINHLQPSEGVPPSRRGVFPSEQQAALQSSLSERGATSPINPFKDHVSVLKAYFAMNMEPNSEELLKISIAVGLPQEFVKEWFSQWKNQQQQQQHNNGNANSRKRSPPPDRSSAEERNHHGLARSPMSMAQHVDRIMALADLHGGNTNGDRDTSHRHLKANQFTANRQMGDKPLETLDHLRSSTSSPLNLSSTSSKNSQSSSYTPNSLASEGDGHGGDAPLDLSLPKHMMSNSISLGEKRSKPNGYVSDRNGDHHQSNREQGTEPMDLAHIKKEFLGSGRDNGGNSGHQMEKSASPIFGINPFGGGHMYTPLPPHGAFPPHSFMQAQASIPGLRPYPGLDPMSFLPHMAYTYATGAATFAEMQHRSRKYQRKPGFQGELLDGTADYLSGLEDLTDESLLSRKKIKKTESGMYACDLCDKTFQKTSSLLRHKYEHTGKRPHQCTICKKAFKHKHHLIEHSRLHSGEKPYQCDKCGKRFSHSGSYSQHMNHRYSYCKREAEEREAAEREARDKGPLEPTELLMRRAYLQGLGPLGYSDPEDQPEDGGGTILRDGTEGGMRGGRGEREVDETYEKVTDRRETGTFREGEDEEEDDSRMDTARNDEGKDAEHSMDESSREGKTDTKSDQEEAD